The segment ATGATTTTCCTTACTGAAGTCTTTGTTTTAGCCCAGGTGTGCTGGACCCAACTAGCTCGCAGTTGATGTCGTTTTGAGGGCTCTAAACGACATCAACTGCTACTCAGTTGGGCGGTTGGGGTTTGCTAGTGGGAGCTGGCGCGCTGGCGTATGGCCCAGCTGAAGGCCGTTTCCTGCGGTTCCTTGTACTCGAGGCCGATGTAGCCTTCGTAGCCGAGTTCGCGGCTGCGGGCGATCCATTCGCCGAGGGGAAGCTCGCCGGTTCCGGGAGCCCCGCGGCCGGGGTTGTCGGCGATCTGGATGTGGCCGAAGTCCTTGGCGTGGTTCTCGATGACGGCTGCGACGTCGTCCCCGTTGACTGCAAGGTGGTAGAAGTCGGCGAGGAGCTTGACGTTCGTGGCGCCGGATTCTTCCTTGACGCGGGCGATCACCTTGAGGGCATCAGCAGCTTTGAGGAGCGGGTACTTGGGGGCGCCGCTGACGGGTTCGAGGAGGACGGTGCCGCCGATGCGTGCGACGCCTTCTGCGGCGCTGGCCAGGTTTTCGGCGCCGATGGCGTCCTGCTTTTCGGCCGATTCGCCTTCCACGCGGTTGCCGTAGAGGGCGTTGAAGGCCTTGCAGCCGAGTCGCTCGCCGATACCTGCGACAACGTCGATGTTGTCCAGGAACTCGGAGGAGCGGGCGGGCCAGGAAACCAGGCCGCGGTCGCCGCCCGGCATGTTGCCGGCGTTGAAGTTCAGGCCGGTGAGCTGAACGCCAGCGTCCTTGATGGCGTTCTCGAACTCGGTTACCTGGGCGTCCGACGGGACGGAGGTTTCAAAGGGCCACCAGAATTCGACGGCGTCAAAGCCGGCAGCCTTCGCGGCCGCCGGGCGCTCGAGCAGGGGCAGCTCCGTCAGGAGGATGGAGCAGTTCACTGTGTACGTCATCGTAGGTGTCCTTCCGGGGAGGGCTTGGGATCTATCTTCCGCTTGGCTTGGTCTCTTGGGCTAGTTCGCGATGTTGAGTTTCCGCTTTGTGGAATTTAGATTCTGCTTTATGAAAAGTTTAGAGAAGGAGGGGGTGGGAGTCAAGGGGGGGTCTCCGCGGGGAGGGGGTTTGGGATACCAGGTGACGGACTTGGGTGGGCTGGGGTGGGCGACTGGGGTGCTGCGTCCACTCTCGCCTCGCTGTCCGATGGCGTCACCTCTCTACGTGCTCACCCTCGATTTACACGGAGATGCGCCACCGGCCACACGGAGATTGCCCGATTCCACACTGAGATTCCGGTCTCCCAGCACTGAATTTCGGCTTTTTTACACTGAGACGGCTTTTTCGCCCTTAGCCTTCCAGTATCAGTTTCGATTTCAAATCGGAACCACAGATCGATTGGGGGATTCATGGAATATCGCGGCTTGATCGCTCGGGAAGTCTTAGCGGCAACGCCCGCCCGTGCGACTGCGATCCCGGACCCGAGAAAGGTTCCGAGAATGATCTTTTCATCAGCTATCCGCAGCACGGCCACTGCGTGCGTGCTCGCCTTTGTCGCTTGCAGCGTCGTCTCTGGGCACCGGCGATGGGAAGGCTGTTCGTTCTCGCGCCGGGGCTTGCGGTGGTCACGTTCGTGGCGCGCCTGATCCGGGGCAGGGAACGGGCTCCCCCGTACGCGAAGTAAAGGACTCGCGAGCCGCGATCCCGGACTCGTTCCGTGCGATCGGCTCAGGGTGGAGAACATGTTCGATATTCATGTCTGACCAGAATAGCGGTCGGAATTCCAAGACCGGCCGGTAACTGAGAATGGGGAATCGAATGAAAATGGTTAGGAATGCAAGGAATGCAAGGAAGGCAGTGGCGGCAGGAGCATTGACGGCTCTTATGGCAATTGGGGCTGCGTCGGGAGCGCAGGCCACTAGCGCATCGGGCACGGCGTATTTCGATAACGGGCAGCCGATCACGGCAAATATGTGGATCCAGCCGGTTTCAAATGGCGGTTGTGGGAGTTTTTCCTCGTCGGCGGTGATGAATGTATCACCCAATTGGATCCGCAATACGACATCGTTCTACCAGTACGGAGTTGGGTCTATCAGTATCAAGGGTGTCAACGTATCGGGATCGGGAACCAGCAATCCTGCGACACTTCAGTGGACCAATAGTAACGGTGCTCGTGGATCCTATCTGAGCGGCACAGTCTGCATGGGGTGGGGTGCCTTCTACCTAGGTGCGGATGTGGCGGCCACCGCTTACTACTACGGTAATTTGCGCACTGCTTCCGCTCGCGTATAACGAAGAGATCGGCACTGCAGTAATGACAAGAAGCCTAGGTATATGCCGTCAAAAGTTGCAGCACACACGAAACGCCAAGCTGGTGTCGGTGCTAATCACGGCCATGCTTTGCCTGACTGCCTGCAGTGCCGGTCTCTCCGCGCCGGCCAACGATGTGTCTGCCATACAAGATGACTTGAAGAAGCTCCAGGGAATCAACGGTCTCATAAGGATGCCCGAAGGGGAGGGTCAAGAGCGTGGAGATCTGTACACGACGGCGTTGTACACCGAGAACTTTGGTTCCCACCTGCTGGCCGCGGACAACGCCAATCGGACCGTCCGCAACGCACTGGGTGATCAGTCCACAGCCGACCTGCCGACGCTCTGGTCGGCGCTCAAGCTGATTAGGGCAGCCGGCGCAGCTTTGCCTGTCGAATTGGAGAAGAGATTGGCCAGTACCGCGATGCCCGCAAGGCAGCAGGATGTAGGCGCGGAAATCGCCGCCCTCTGGTTTTGGATCGACATCGGTAGGATGCAAGGCTGGTCCGTGATCGCAGGAAAGTCCTTTGTGGAAGAAGCGCTCATACGGCTTGGCGCAATTGACCTCAACTCGATCACGAACAAGCCCTATCTTCTATGGCGTCTCTTCGATTCCTATTCGGCTCTGCAAAAGGAGAGACCCCTCGAATTGGAACGAGCGTTGAAGAACGTGGATTCCAACAAGCTCCCTGGCGACTATGAGTCAACTCTTGACTTTCAAGCCGCCCTTGAAGCGAGAGCAACTCTTGGAAATGATCTGGTGGTTCCTAACGGTGCTAGGGACCATATCGTTAGGCTTCTGGATTCGAGCCAGGTGCACGATGACGCGCTGATCGCTTCAATGCTGCGTTCCTTGGAATTGCTGAACGCACAGACAGAGGCGAAGCGACTTGTCAAAGATCATATTGCATCCAGGGTCGACCAGAAGACGGGACTTATCCGTTCATCGACTCTCGCCAAAGGCTCGGTCCACGGGACGTATCTTGCCGCGAGACTCCTCGACACGAGCTTTCCCGCGGTCGTAAGTGAACGAACCCGAGACGAACTGGAACGGGTGCTGAAGGCGCCCGAAACCGATCAGATCACTCAGCTCAAGGCGCTTGTGGCGCTAAAGCGCTCTGGGTCTCCATCCTGGGGGAACTACGGTTCGATCATCGAGCAAGGTAGGGCGGCGCTTCCGGCCACCGTGACTTTCGCAAAACTCAGCGGGTACATCGAGCTGGTGGATGTTCTGGTGCAGCTTGACCCTAACGCGAGGTTGGCGCGACTGGAGGCGTTCGATGCAGACCCCGGGGTTGAAGACCTACTTTCCGGAGCACTGATGGCGCTCTCCAACTCCATGTACTTCTCAAACAGCGAAGAAGTGAGATCAATGTTTCCGGCCGTCCAGTCCGCTCTCCCGCAGCTCATTGGTTCATCCAAAGGAAAGGGCCTGAATTATTTTCGGGCATTGACCGCCATGACGAACGCAAGTCGGTCCGGACTTGGATCAAACGACTTTGACAAAGCGGCCGAGGATCTCCGGACTCTGAAGGGCTGCAAAGAATTCCCGTCCTTGTATCGGATGGAAGCAGACAAGGCGTCACCATGCAGTCTGTCAATTTCGGCCGCAATGATCGCGGTCCCGGGTGCCTACGACTTCGGGGAGAACAAATGACAGCGGTGCTGCGTCTTGAGAACATCGCCAAGTCCTTTTTAGATGATCGCGGGACGCAACAGTTGGTCCTTTCTGGAATCAGCCTGAACGTCGAGGCTGGCGAAATCGTCTGGCTGCGAGGTGAGTCGGGTTCGGGGAAGTCAACGATCCTGAACATCTCCGGACTGCTATCGACCCCCGATGCCGGCAAAGTGTGGATCAACGGTGACGACAGGACCAACGCCTCGTCCCGGGAAGCGAGTCAGGTCCGCTCGAACGAAATTGGCATGGTGTTTCAGAGCAGCAACCTGTTGCCCGAACTTACGGCGTTGGAAAATGTCCTCCTTGCCAGCAGCAAGCCCATGACACGCGCAACGATTACGGAGCAGCTGGAACGCTTCGGCCTGGTGGCGGTCGCTGACCGGCAAGCGAAAAGGCTTTCCGGCGGGCAGCAGCAAAGAGTCGCGTTTTGCCGTGCGCTGATCAACGAACCGTCATTGCTACTGGCCGACGAACCAAGTTCGGGTCTCGATGCGACAAACACTGAGGCCATCCTGGACGCCATGCGAACGGGGGCCAACAGCGGGTGCGGCATCCTCGTTGCTTCCCACGACGAAGTTTTCCAGCAAGTGGCCCACCGTCAGCTTCCTATGAAGGAGTTGTTCCTTGAACAGAAATAGGGTCTTTGCTGCAAGGTCGGTGCGGCTTTCCCTCTCGAAATTGAGGCCACTCGCGGTCCTGATGAGTCTTGGCATCGCGGTATTCATATTCGCCGACAGCATCGTAGGGGCCGGAATAAGCTCATACTCAAACAAGATCAGCACCAATTCCGCCCTGAATTACGTGGAGGTGACTTCAGTAGGTCCGGACTCAGCTCGTGAGATCACTGATGAATCATTATCCCGGTTCAGCCAAATCGATCACGTAGTGCGATCCTCCGGTTGGGCACAAATAGACCTCGCCATAGAGGACCCCGCGAACTGGCCATCACCGAACAACCCCGGTGCATTCATGGGTACGCCATTCATCAGCGGCATCACTCCGAAAATACTGCTGGGAGACGTCTCCGGGGACGGCCCTGGGGAAGGCCAGATCCTGCTTCCCGACAAGGGGCAGGGCCAGAGATATGCCCAGCTGCACGGCAAGGAAATGAGCTTTGTGTACACGAAGGAAATCGGCCCTGGCAATGGGGAACCTGTTTCCATATCTCTCCGCGTCTCAGGTATCTATGACAACTCGTCGCCGGGTACGGATGGCGCACAGGCTGCTTACGTATCCAGTAAGGTGCTCCAGTCAACGCTCGCCAATGCCCGGCCGAATACAAAAGCGCTGACCTACCCCCGCGCATATGTTCGCGTTGACTCAGCAGACGAAGTGGTCAATGTACAGAACCAAGTCCGAGCGCTCGGATATTCAGTGAACAGCGTTGCGGGCCAAATCCGATCCCTCTCAGGCCTCTTCGCTCTTCTCGCCCTTGTCAGCTGGGTGATCGGTGGGTTCTTGATCATCTTCTGCCTCGGGGTCGGAGTGTCTGTTGGTGGCAGTTGGATCAAGCAGAGAGCTCGCGAAGTGGGTCTCCTCAAAGCCATCGGCTGGTCGGGGGCCTCGATAGCAGGGGTTTACATGGTCGAGTTGGCGGCGGTGGGCCTCATCATTGGCGTGACGGGGGCGCTCCTGGGAACTCTTTGCTCCGTCATAGGAACGGCGGTCTTCAGTGGACTGCAGCTCGACCTCCTGCCGGTGGCTGCGTGGGCCATGCCCAACTGGTTGCTCGTGCTCGGGGCACTCTTCTGTGTTCCTTTGTTCTTGTGCCTTGGAGCCGTTGGGCACGTCGCAAGACTCGCTCGGCTCGACGCGGATTCCTCGCTGAGGGACCTGTAGCTCCGGAGCGCTCGAGATCCGGAACCTTGCTCGCCGCGCATCCGGGAAGGAACCAAGAGGCAGTGCTCGGTCTCTGTTAGGGCAGAACTCAGCGGGCGGAGTGAACTTCGAGTCCCTCTATACCTTCGAAATCTGCGGTGTTGAGCGTGTAGAGGGGGAGGTTATTGGCGATCGCGGTTGCGGCTATGAGGGCGTCGTAAGCTCGTGCTTTGGGTTTACGACCATTCCGGCGCAGCGATGCGGCCACCTGGCCGAAGGCCCGGGCACAGGCCGCATCGAAGGGGAGCGGGTCGAAGTCGGCTTCCGCCTGCTGGAGGTGCGCCTGCCGCGCAGCCCGTTCCTTGTCTGTGGCGGCGACCAGAGGGCCGACGGAGAGTTCCGCGAGGGTTACCGCGCTGATGAGGCATTCATGAGGCAACTCGGACCCGGCGAGGTCTCCGAGCCCGATGACGGTGGATGTGTCCAATATTCCCCGTTCCGGGGTTCCCCGGGTCACAGCCCCGCGTCCAGGATTTCGTCCAGATCTGCCCGGAATGTTTCGACGTCCACGCGCGGCAGGTGCCGGCGGCTGGCGATCAATTGCTCTGTTTGGCGGCTGCGTCGGCGGACGGGCTGAAGCTCAGCCACCTCGTGGCCGTCGCGGGTAACGATCAACGTCTCGCCTTGAGCGACCCGCTCAAGGACTTCGCCGCCATGGTTCCGTAGCTCGCGCACCGTCACAGTTCCCATGCAATAAGTGTATCACCGGTGATACGGGCGAACTTGAGTTTTTAGTGCTCCGCAAAACGCCCAGCAGGTGCGGTCACCCGCGACCGAGCCCCTCCCCAATTTCCCGCCCGATCCGCCGCAACAGTTCCGCCGACAACACAGGATCCTTCGACGAGTCCAGATCCGTATAGTCCGCCAGGGTGTAGACGTGCGAAAGAGACATCTCGGACCACCGCTCCTGCCGCAGCAAGGAGCGGCCCGCGACGGCGATGATCGGCCGCGTACCCGAGCGGCGCGCGACGGCGGCCGGCAGCTTTCCGGCGAGGGTCTGCTCGTCGATGCTGCCCTCGCCGGTCACCACCAGATCGCAACTGTCCTTGCGGGTGTCGAAGTCCAGGAGGTCGAGGAAGTAGTCCGCCCCCGAGACCTGAGAAGCACCCAGCAGCATGCACGCGAAGCCGATCCCACCGGCGCTTCCAGCGCCCGGATGCTCGGCAAAGGAAGCTGCATCCTCAAACCCAACGGAGGCGAGCACAGAGACAAAATGCATCAGACCGGCGTCGAGCGCTGCAACATCCGCAAGCGATGCGCCCTTCTGCGGACCGAACACCGCAGGAGCTCCGTCCGGCCCGCACAGCGGGTTGTGCACGTCGCTCGCAACAATCAGTTCCGTCTCGACCAGCCCGGAAAGCAACGTCCCGAGAACGGAATGAACAAGGCCAAGGTTCCGTCCGTTGCCTTCCAAAGAACGGCCGGAAGCATCCAGGAAGCGGAAGCCCAGGGCGGTGAGCATGCCCATTCCTCCGTCGGTGCTCGCGCTGCCTCCGAGCGCCAGCACGATCCGAGCCGGCCTCAACGAAAGGGCAAAGAGAACAGCCTCGCCAAACCCGCGACTCGACGCATCCAGCGGCAAAAGCCGTCCGTCCGGCAAGAGCCCCAAACCGCAAGTGTTCGCTACCTCCACAACAGCAGTGACGCCGTCGAACGCGATGCTCGCTTGTGTGGGCTGGCCAGTGGGGCCGCTCACCGTGCAGCCGTGGCGGGCGAACCCGGAGGCGACGGCGGCATCAACGCTGCCGTCACCTCCGTCCGCCAGCGGCAGCAGCTCACAGCGAACTGCTCCGACGGAACGCAGCCCTGCCGCCAGGGCGTCTGCCACCTCGCCGGCCGTGAGGCTGCCTTTGAACTTGTCGGGCGCGATGAGGACGGTTTTCGGGGCGGTTGCGCCCGTCATGTCAGATGGAGTCCGAATAGGCGGGGTGGCGATCGGCGGCCTGAAAGGGCTCGACGGCGGCAGCGGGCGCCGGAAGATCGGCCACCTGAATCGGCTCCACAGCTTCGCCCGCGAAGACACTGCGGACGCGGTCGGCGTCGAGGGTGCGGTCCCACCAGGCGATGAACAACGTGGCGACGGCGTTGCCCGTGAAGTTCACGAGGGCGCGGCATTCGGACATGAACTTGTCGATGCCGAAGATGAGCATGATGCCCGCGGCCGGGATGGTGCCGATGGTGGCCAACGTTGCAGTGAGAGCGATGAATCCGCCGCCAGCAACACCGGCAGCCCCCTTGGACGTAAGCAGCATGACGGCGATGAGGCCCAATTGCTGGCCGATGCTCAAGTGCGTGTTGGTGGCCTGGGCGATATACACGGCGGCTAGGGAAAGGTAGATCGCTGCGCCGTCGAGGTTGAAGCTGTAGCCGGTGGGGACAACGAGCCCCACCGTCTCCTTCTTTACCCCCGCATGCTCGAGCTTGCGCATCAGGCCCGGCAGCGCCGGTTCGGCGGTCGAAGTGCCCAGGATGATCAGGTATTCCTCTTTGAAATGCCTGATCATC is part of the Arthrobacter ramosus genome and harbors:
- a CDS encoding hydroxypyruvate isomerase family protein, which translates into the protein MTYTVNCSILLTELPLLERPAAAKAAGFDAVEFWWPFETSVPSDAQVTEFENAIKDAGVQLTGLNFNAGNMPGGDRGLVSWPARSSEFLDNIDVVAGIGERLGCKAFNALYGNRVEGESAEKQDAIGAENLASAAEGVARIGGTVLLEPVSGAPKYPLLKAADALKVIARVKEESGATNVKLLADFYHLAVNGDDVAAVIENHAKDFGHIQIADNPGRGAPGTGELPLGEWIARSRELGYEGYIGLEYKEPQETAFSWAIRQRASSH
- a CDS encoding ABC transporter permease translates to MRSSGWAQIDLAIEDPANWPSPNNPGAFMGTPFISGITPKILLGDVSGDGPGEGQILLPDKGQGQRYAQLHGKEMSFVYTKEIGPGNGEPVSISLRVSGIYDNSSPGTDGAQAAYVSSKVLQSTLANARPNTKALTYPRAYVRVDSADEVVNVQNQVRALGYSVNSVAGQIRSLSGLFALLALVSWVIGGFLIIFCLGVGVSVGGSWIKQRAREVGLLKAIGWSGASIAGVYMVELAAVGLIIGVTGALLGTLCSVIGTAVFSGLQLDLLPVAAWAMPNWLLVLGALFCVPLFLCLGAVGHVARLARLDADSSLRDL
- a CDS encoding type II toxin-antitoxin system VapC family toxin; this encodes MDTSTVIGLGDLAGSELPHECLISAVTLAELSVGPLVAATDKERAARQAHLQQAEADFDPLPFDAACARAFGQVAASLRRNGRKPKARAYDALIAATAIANNLPLYTLNTADFEGIEGLEVHSAR
- a CDS encoding type II toxin-antitoxin system Phd/YefM family antitoxin — protein: MGTVTVRELRNHGGEVLERVAQGETLIVTRDGHEVAELQPVRRRSRQTEQLIASRRHLPRVDVETFRADLDEILDAGL
- a CDS encoding glycerate kinase, translated to MTGATAPKTVLIAPDKFKGSLTAGEVADALAAGLRSVGAVRCELLPLADGGDGSVDAAVASGFARHGCTVSGPTGQPTQASIAFDGVTAVVEVANTCGLGLLPDGRLLPLDASSRGFGEAVLFALSLRPARIVLALGGSASTDGGMGMLTALGFRFLDASGRSLEGNGRNLGLVHSVLGTLLSGLVETELIVASDVHNPLCGPDGAPAVFGPQKGASLADVAALDAGLMHFVSVLASVGFEDAASFAEHPGAGSAGGIGFACMLLGASQVSGADYFLDLLDFDTRKDSCDLVVTGEGSIDEQTLAGKLPAAVARRSGTRPIIAVAGRSLLRQERWSEMSLSHVYTLADYTDLDSSKDPVLSAELLRRIGREIGEGLGRG